The genomic region ATCTTTGAACCTTTTCTCAGGGAGTACAGAGCGGAATACCATCTTCTCACCTTTGATCTGCCGGGATTCGGCCGCTCGGCAAAACAGAATCTTCTTTATTCTCCAGCCGCGTATTCCTCTTTTCTAAGATGGGTTGTAACAGAATACGCAGACGGGCCGGTGGTGCTCCTCGGCCATTCGATGGGCGGCGTTCTCGCCCTGCATTTTGCAGCGACCCACCCTGAGCAGGTTGCCCGCCTCATTCTTGTTGATGCGGCAGGAGTGCTCCACCGTGCGGCCTTTTCAAAAAACTTCCTGCAAATCGAACCCCCGAAAACCTTACCAAAAATTCTGGCGATTCCCCTGCAGAAACCAATGACCATTTTAAACCACCTGACCGGAACCACTGTTGAAAGATTTGAGCGGGAAAGGTCCGGCGAGGATATCGACTCAATTCTTAACAGCGAGTCTCTGCGCAATACCGTCCTCGGAGGAAAACCGAAGACCATCGCCTCCATGGCTGCGGCCGAAGAGGACTTTTCACCGCTTCTCGGCAGAATCAGAGCCCAGACCGGTATTATATGGGGCGCAGAGGATGAAATGACGCCATTACGCACAGGTATTGCCCTGGCGGCAAAAATACCTGGAGCCAAACTGGAAATCATCGAAAACGCCGGTCACACTCCAATGCGTGAACAGGCGGAGATCTTTCATGCCGCGACCCGTCGCGCCCTACTCTATGTAGCTGGGGAAACCCCCTCGGATCCAGTTGTCTTATCAGGAAGATCGGCGAGTTGCAACAATCAGTCCGGTGTCACTTTTACCGGAAATTACGAAAGCATTGAGATCAGAAGATGCACGAATGTTACGCTTCAAGACGTCACCGCCGGATATGTGCATGTCTTCGGATCCAGTATCGAGATTGAAAACAGCCGGATTTATGGGAAAGAGGTCGGACTCTATGCAGACCATTCCAAAATAATCGCCACCGCTCTCTCCATAAATGCCGAGGTCGCCATCTCCGCATCAGGAAGCAATTTC from Pseudomonadota bacterium harbors:
- a CDS encoding alpha/beta hydrolase translates to IFEPFLREYRAEYHLLTFDLPGFGRSAKQNLLYSPAAYSSFLRWVVTEYADGPVVLLGHSMGGVLALHFAATHPEQVARLILVDAAGVLHRAAFSKNFLQIEPPKTLPKILAIPLQKPMTILNHLTGTTVERFERERSGEDIDSILNSESLRNTVLGGKPKTIASMAAAEEDFSPLLGRIRAQTGIIWGAEDEMTPLRTGIALAAKIPGAKLEIIENAGHTPMREQAEIFHAATRRALLYVAGETPSDPVVLSGRSASCNNQSGVTFTGNYESIEIRRCTNVTLQDVTAGYVHVFGSSIEIENSRIYGKEVGLYADHSKIIATALSINAEVAISASGSNFDLAAVSLSGRKAAVQTTEQSSLLFSISTIDSPFFRGEVHGIRRVTEDSPL